One stretch of Caldisericota bacterium DNA includes these proteins:
- the miaB gene encoding tRNA (N6-isopentenyl adenosine(37)-C2)-methylthiotransferase MiaB, translated as MKNFKIVTYGCQINEYESEKFREALLSFGYNEVEKDEDADLILLNSCAVREKANLKLLSKIGRIRKLFERQGHPVSVVTGCVASVSEQAIKRVGEKSIIALFKGYESLEDRIKKLKKLLSVTGEEKISPPRKVFAYVPIIYGCNDFCSYCIVPIAKGRERSRTKEEILEEVNTLVKNGTQEVVLLGQNINHYGRDLKYKNGFIEILEDVNKIPGLKRLRYLTPYPANFTLSILERMRKLKKLCSHFHLPVQAGSNKILKSMKRGYTREQYIELIDSVRMLFPDTSITTDIIVGFPGESEKDYNETKSLVEYMQFDRSFVAAYSKRPNTPAAVMEEQIDEKEKKRRLNDLLSLQNAISLKKNRFFIGKTVEVLIESIVGVQAFGRIPQDKLVIVEGCAARVGDIIKTEIVDADFIHLRGK; from the coding sequence ACGAGGTAGAAAAGGATGAAGATGCGGATTTAATTCTACTAAATAGCTGCGCTGTTCGGGAAAAGGCGAATTTAAAACTTCTCAGCAAAATAGGACGCATAAGAAAACTTTTTGAAAGACAGGGCCACCCGGTTTCTGTTGTAACGGGATGTGTTGCCAGTGTAAGTGAACAGGCAATAAAGAGAGTTGGTGAAAAAAGCATTATTGCTCTATTTAAAGGATACGAGTCTCTTGAGGACCGTATTAAAAAGTTAAAAAAATTGCTTTCTGTAACTGGTGAGGAAAAAATTTCCCCTCCACGAAAAGTGTTTGCATATGTGCCTATTATTTATGGGTGCAATGATTTTTGTAGTTATTGTATTGTTCCTATTGCTAAGGGGAGGGAACGGAGCAGGACAAAAGAAGAAATATTGGAAGAGGTAAATACGCTCGTTAAAAACGGTACGCAGGAAGTTGTTTTGCTGGGACAAAATATTAATCATTACGGGCGCGATCTGAAGTACAAAAATGGTTTTATTGAAATACTTGAAGATGTTAATAAAATCCCTGGCCTTAAGAGATTAAGATATCTTACCCCTTATCCTGCGAATTTTACTCTTTCTATTTTAGAACGGATGAGGAAGTTAAAAAAATTGTGCTCGCATTTTCATTTGCCTGTCCAGGCAGGGAGCAATAAAATATTAAAATCTATGAAGAGAGGCTATACGAGAGAACAATATATCGAGCTTATAGACAGTGTGCGAATGCTTTTTCCTGATACAAGTATTACTACTGATATTATTGTGGGATTCCCCGGAGAAAGCGAAAAAGATTACAATGAAACTAAATCACTTGTTGAATATATGCAATTTGATAGAAGTTTTGTTGCTGCTTATTCAAAGAGGCCAAATACTCCAGCAGCAGTGATGGAAGAGCAGATTGACGAGAAGGAAAAAAAGAGAAGACTGAACGACCTTCTTTCTTTACAGAATGCTATTTCTTTAAAGAAAAACCGTTTCTTTATAGGAAAAACTGTTGAAGTTTTGATCGAATCAATTGTTGGAGTACAGGCTTTTGGCAGGATACCACAGGATAAATTAGTTATTGTAGAGGGGTGTGCTGCACGTGTTGGCGATATCATTAAAACCGAGATTGTAGATGCTGATTTTATTCACCTGCGAGGCAAATGA
- the miaA gene encoding tRNA (adenosine(37)-N6)-dimethylallyltransferase MiaA, with product MKIIIILGPTATHKTQLSLCIADKFPVEIISADSMQFYRGMEIGTDKVGKDIRNKVQHHLIDVVTVQEEFNVAEFKRYAEVAISNIFKRKKIPLIVGGSGLYIRSITEGFPVEFSAPPDAVLRKELNMLSFAVLRKMAESIDKDASDRVNDRKRLIRIIEFFRQTGCKISSIENKEVRYEFLKIGLTKERKLLYRDIEKRVEKMFDKGFVAEVQRLRDIYPNWSKTALQAIGYREVLQYLDGTISFEKAKEEIKKRTRHLAKKQITWFKKENNVHWINTADLNDTKKQAEKLVKAFLYEHSN from the coding sequence ATGAAAATTATTATTATTTTAGGACCTACTGCAACGCATAAGACGCAACTCAGTTTGTGTATTGCGGATAAATTTCCTGTTGAGATTATATCTGCAGATTCTATGCAGTTTTATAGAGGAATGGAGATAGGAACGGATAAAGTGGGGAAAGATATCCGAAACAAAGTACAGCACCATTTAATCGACGTTGTAACCGTGCAGGAAGAGTTTAATGTTGCAGAGTTTAAAAGGTATGCCGAGGTGGCAATTAGCAACATTTTTAAGCGGAAAAAGATACCACTAATAGTTGGTGGGTCAGGTCTTTATATAAGAAGCATTACAGAAGGGTTTCCTGTTGAATTTTCAGCACCTCCTGATGCGGTATTACGGAAAGAGCTCAATATGTTGTCTTTTGCTGTTTTAAGAAAAATGGCAGAAAGTATCGATAAAGATGCTTCAGACAGGGTTAATGACAGGAAGCGCCTTATAAGGATTATTGAATTTTTCAGGCAAACTGGGTGTAAAATTTCTTCTATTGAGAACAAGGAAGTTCGTTATGAGTTCTTAAAAATAGGACTAACAAAAGAGAGGAAACTTCTCTATCGGGATATTGAAAAGCGCGTAGAAAAGATGTTTGATAAAGGTTTTGTGGCAGAAGTACAAAGATTAAGGGATATTTATCCTAATTGGTCAAAAACAGCTTTACAGGCAATTGGATACAGGGAAGTTTTGCAATACCTTGACGGAACCATTTCTTTTGAAAAAGCTAAGGAAGAAATTAAAAAAAGAACAAGGCATCTTGCCAAAAAACAAATTACCTGGTTTAAAAAAGAGAATAACGTGCACTGGATTAATACGGCAGATTTAAATGATACAAAAAAACAGGCAGAAAAACTTGTAAAGGCGTTTTTATATGAGCATTCAAATTAG